The nucleotide sequence ACGCCGTCGAGGGCACTCTCATCAGCGGGGATGACGCCCTGCTCGAGCGCGAGGCCGAGGGCGTGCTCATCGCCGCCATGGACGTCTCCCACGTGCTTGAGCGCCTGAATGAGGGCCAGGTGGTCATCGTCCCCGCCGACCGCTCCGCCGCACTGATCTCCCTGGCCGCCGCCCAGGCCTCCACCGGCTTCCCGAACCTGGCCGGGCTGGTGCTCAACGGCGGCTTCGAGGTGGCGGAGCACGCACTGCGCCTGATCCGGGGACTGCGGCTGCCGCTGCCGGTCATGACCTCCCCGCTGGACACCTTCGCCGCCGCGTCGGTGGCCGGCTCCTTGCAGGGCGGGCTGGGGCAGGCCTCTTCCCGCAAGCTCGACGTCGCGGTGACCACCTTCGAGCAGGAGGCCGACGTCGACGCCCTACTGGCCGCCCTGGAGGTGGAGCCCAGTGAGGTCGTCACCCCCATCATGTTCCAGGCCGAGCTGATCGAGCGCTCCCGCGCCGACCGCCGCACCATTGTCCTGCCCGAGCCCGACGACGACCGCATCCTGCGCGCGGCCGACGTCATCGCCCGCCGCGGCATCGCGGACCTGATCCTGCTGGGAGACGAGACCACGGTGCGGGCGCGGGCCGCCGAGCTGGGACTGGATATCTCCGCGGCCCGCGTAGTGCCCACCGACAGCCCCGAGCTACTGGAGAAGTACGCCGCGGAGTTCGCCCGCCTGCGCGCCAAGAAGGGCGTCACGCTGGAGCAGGCCCGTGAGCGGGTCCAGGACGTGTCCTACTTCGGCACCATGATGGTGCACATGGGCGACGCTGACGGCATGGTCTCGGGCGCAGCCCACACCACCGCCCACACCATCGTCCCCTCCTTCCAGATCATCAAGACCAAGCCGGGCACCTCCATCGTCTCCTCGGTGTTCCTGATGCTGCTGGAGGACCGGGTGCTGGTGTACGGCGACTGCGCCGTCAACCCCGACCCCACCGCCGAGCAGCTGGCCGATATCGCCATCTCCTCCGCCGAGACCGCTCGCCAGTTCGGCGTGGAGCCGCGCGTGGCCATGCTGTCCTTCTCCACCGGCACCTCCGGCAAGGGCGCGGACGTGGACAAGGTGCGCGAGGCCACCGAGATCGTGCGGGAGAAGGCGCCGGAGCTCGCCGTCGAGGGGCCGATCCAGTATGACGCCGCCATCGATCCGACCGTCGCCGCGAAAAAGGCCCCCGGTTCGGAGGTGGCCGGCCGCGCCAACGTATTCATCTTCCCGGATCTGTCCAGTGGCAACATCGGCTACAAGGCCGTGCAGCGCTCGTCCGGCGCCGTCGCCATCGGACCGGTGCTGCAGGGCCTGAACAAGCCTGTCAATGACCTCTCCCGCGGCGCGCTGGTGGAGGACATCGTCAACACGGTGGCCATCACCGCCGTCCAGGCCCAGGCCTGACCCGGGAGGGGCCGCGGCACTGCGCCGGCCCCGCCCCTCGAGTTTCGTCTCTTCCGACCCGCAGAAAGGCTCATTGTGACCACCCGGACCGTCCTCGTCATCAACTCCGGCTCCTCCTCCATCAAGTACCAGCTCGTCGACCCCGACTCCGGCCGCTCCCTGGCGTCCGGACTCGTCGAGCGCATCGGTGAGGAGACCGGCACGATCATCCACCGCCATGCCGGTGAGAAGACCCAGCTGGACGAGCCGGTGCCCGATCACGGCTTCGGCCTGTCGGAGGTGCTGCGCCTATTCGACGAGGAGGGTCCGGCCCTGTCCGAGGCGAACATTGTGGCCGTGGGCCACCGGGTGGTCCAGGGCGGCCGCTACTTCTCCGGCCCCGCCCTGGTGGATGAGGACGTAATCACCAAGATCAGCGAGCTGGTGCCGCTCGGTCCGCTGCACAACCCCGCTCACCTGAAGGGCATCGAAGTCGGCCTGGAGCTGCTGTCCGACGTACCGCACGTGGCCGTGTTCGACACCGCCTTCTTCCAGGACCTGCCGGAGGAGGCGGCCCGCTACGCCCTCAAGCGCGAGGTCGCCGACAAGTACTCCATTCGCCGCTACGGCGCGCACGGCACCAGCCACCAGTTCGTCTCCGGCGAGGTATCCCGGCTGCTGGGTCGCGATGATCTAAAGCAGATCGTGCTGCACCTGGGCAATGGGGCCTCCGCCTCCGCCGTCGTGGCCGGACGGGCCGTGGATACCTCCATGGGCCTGACCCCGCTTGAGGGCCTGGTCATGGGCGGGCGCACCGGCGACATCGACCCGGCGGCCGTGTTCCACCTGGGGCGTGTGGCCGGCATGAGCGTGGATGAGATCGACTACCTGTTCAACCGCGAGTCCGGCATGAAGGGCCTGGCCGGGGACAACGACATGCGGGAGGTGTGGAAGCGCGTCGACGCCGGCGAGCAGGACGCCCGCGACGCCATGGACATCTACCTGCACCGCCTGGTGAAGTATGTAGGCGCGTACACCGCCGTCATGGGTGGCCTAGACGCGCTCACCTTCACGGCCGGCATCGGTGAGAATGATGCCCGCCTGCGCGCCGAGCTGGTTGAGCGCCTGGGCTTCATGGGCATGCGGCTCGACGCCGAGAAGAACGCCGCCCGCTCCGACGAGGGGCGTGTGGTGTCTACCCCGGACTCGGCCATCGCCGTGCTGGTCTACCCCACCAACGAGGAGCTGGCCATCGCCCGCCAGGCCATGACCCTCATCTGACCCTCATCTGACGCTCGTCTGAAGCTCATGCACTGCTGGGACGTTACCCAGCACCCCTGGTGCATTCCTGCCGCACGTATGCCTTTTCGGAGCTTCTCCCCTAGTGGTTCTGGGGCTCGCGCGCCTAGGCGGCCTGCCAGGGGAGGCGGCGACGCCCATGCGGTTGTCAAAATCGATGACAATCGCCTCCCACGCCCACTAGGAGTTATGCGGCGCCCGCATGATTCCAAGGCTTTGTCCGCTGGGCTCGACACCGTCCGCGGCGTTTGTCATCATTTTTGACACCCCGGGCGCTCGCCCGGCACCCACCCCCAACTGCTTGTGTCCGATCAGCTGGTAGGACCGACGGGACCAGCCCGGTGAACACCCGGCTGCACCGCGGCGGCACCACCACAGCACCCGGCCAGCTCCCACGCCGCAAACCCTGCCTGACGACAACCCACGGGGTCAGTCATCCAGAAGCCGGAGGCCTGACTCGTACGCGAGAACCGAAGCCGTCCCCACGGTTAAAAGAGCGTCCCGGTCTCCGCAGACGCTTGCTGCTCACGCCCGGGAACCGGACCAGCCGCGTCAGTGAGCTGCTGCGCACCGGCGGTTCCGCCTAGGTTGGGCGACACGTCGCCGGGCCGAGTCCAGCCGGGGCCGGCGGGAACGGCCGTGCCCCGCTGGTAGGCGGTGGCGGCGGCGCGGGCGCGCTGGTCGGCGGCCTCGTTCATGGGGTGGCCGACGTGACCGCGCACCCACTCGAAGCGCACCTCGCGCCCCCGCATGGCCGCATCCAGCTGCTTCATGAGGTCATCATTGAGGACCGGCTTGCCGTCGCCCTTGCGCCAGCCGCGGCGCTTCCAGCCGTGAATCCACTTGGTCAGGGAGTTGATGACGTACTGGGAGTCCGCCTGGATGAGCAGCTCCTCCCCGGCCAGGCCCGCCTGCGCCGTCGCCCGCAGCAACTCCAGCACGGCGGTGAGCTCACCGCGGTTGTTGGTGGAGTTCTCCCAGCCGCCCGCCGCCCAGCAGTCCTCATCAACGTACCAGGCCCAGCCGGCCGGTCCGGGGTTTCCCAAGGCGGAGCCGTCCGCCGCGGCGATGATCGTCATAGGCCGCACCCTACCGGCTCCCGCAAATACCGGACGCGCCACCCGTGCCCGCCTCGGGGAGGCGGACGGCAGGTGGCGCGTCCGGTATTGCTGCTACTTCAGGCGTCGAGGTCGGTCTCGAGGAGGGCCTTGAGCTCCTCCAGGGCACCGTCGGCGCCGTCGGCGTCGGAGGCGAGAGTGACGACGTCGCCGAAGCCGGCGCCGAGCGTCATAACGCCCAGGATGGAGGAGGCGTCAACGGGAGCGCCGCCCTCCTTGGCGATGGTGACGGGCACACCCTTCTCGGCGACAGCCTTGACGAAGGTTGCGGCGGGGCGGGCGTGAAGGCCGACCTTGGAGGCGATTGTGGCGGTGACCTGGGCCATATGTACTCCTTAGAGAGAACCGGGATCAGCACCCGGGATGCAGGGATTGCACCTGTGCACTGATATGAACCAGCACGACGGCTGATGTCAGGCTCACACTACCCGACTTCGCCGCCCCGTGGCTGCGAATAACGCCACGAATACGGTCCGCGCGCCAATTACCGCCCGGATCGCCGTGCCACTCGCCTGCCATTCGCCGCTTCGCCGACCTGCAACTGGCCGCTCAATCACCGTGCGCGGACGTCTCGAACAGCAGATTGACCTGATCGTTGTAGCTGCTCAGCGTGGACGCCGGCACGCGATCCACCCAGACCGCATCCACCGCCGGGGTGATGATCGCACTGACGTCGGCACCGAAATAGGTAAGCGGGAAGAAGAAGGTCTGCCCGCCCTCCTCCAGGTGCACCGTGAAGGCGTCGGTTGACAGCCCGGTCTCCTCAAACACCTCGATGGCCTTCTCCGTGGAGGAGGAGATCGCCGGGAACACGATCCCGTAGGAGGCGACAATGTCCTGCGCCTCAGCGGTCCCCAGGAATGCCACCCACTGGGAGGCCAGGTCCACCTTGTCGGAGTCCTTCACGATGGAGTCTCCCAGGCCGTTGAACAGCGAGGCCCGGTTGCCGTTCGGCCCGATCGGGGTCGGGGCGATGCCCACATTGATGTCCAGGCCCGCGAAGGTGTTGAACATCCACGCCCCATGGATGGCCATCGCGATCGATCCGGAGCCGAGCTGGATGTCCGTGCTGGTGGCGTCCGAGAAGGCACCGTTGGGGTTCAGATACCCCTTGTCCACTAGGCCGAAGTACCAGTCCAGGGTGCGCTGGAAGTCGTCCTCGTCGTAGCGGTAGTGGGTGCCCCAGGTCTCCTGGTCCGTGTAGTGCCAGTCCCCCACCGTGGCAGTGAAGGGGCTCCACTGGGTCTGTCCGTCGCTGGAGCCGGAGTCCTGAATGCCCAGGCCGTAGACCGCCACATGCTTGGGATCGAAGCCCTCCTCGTCACCACGCACCCCGTTGCGGTCCACGGTGAGCCGGGCGAGGATACGCTCGAAGCTGCCGCCGTCGTCGGGATTCCACTGGCAGGCCTGGATCTCCTCCTCGGAGACTCCGGCCTGGGCGAGCATGTCCTGGTTGTAGAACAACGCCACCGTGTCCCAGTCCTTGGGACAGCCGTACTGGCGACCGTCCTCTCCCTTCCACAGGTCCAGTAGGCCCTCCTGGAAGGCGGACTCGTCGACGCCGGACCAGGCGGGCTGCTCGTCGAGCGGAACCAGCACGTCCAGATCGACGAACTGCGCGAACTTCGCGATGTGGTCCACGAATACGTCCGGGCCGGTGCCGGCAATGAAGCCGGCCGTGAGCTTGGTCCAGTAGTCGCCCCAACCGATCTGGGTGATGTTGACGGTTATGCCCGTCTTCTCCTTGAAGCGGTCCGCGCAGGCCTGGTACGCCGGTTCCTGGCTGGCATCCCACATCCAGTAGTCGATGGTGTTGGACTTGGCCTGCTCGTCATTGCCGGAGCAGGCCGCGAGCGTCAGCGCCGCAGCTCCGGCGAATGCGCCTGTGAACAGGCCGCGGCGAGTGAGCATGAGCTTGTTGTTCATCTGGTCCCTCACTTGATTCCGGTGAAGCCGATGGAGTTGACGACGCGCTTGGCCGCCGCCATGAACAGCAGCAGCATCGGCAGGGCGGCCACGAGCGTGGCGGCCATAAGGCCGGACCAGTCGGTGCCGGAGGTGGGTGCCTGGGAGCGGAATACGGCCACGGCCACGGTAAGTACCCGGGAGGAATCCGTGTAGGAGACCAGCAGTGGCCAGAAGTAGTCATTCCAGGCGGTGATGTAGGTGATGATCGCCAGGGTGGAGATGGGCGCGCTGGCCATCGGCAGGATGAGTTGGAAGAACACGCGGATCTTCGAGGCGCCGTCGAGCAGGGCCGCCTCCTCCAGCTCCCTGGGGATATTCATGAAGAACTGCCGCAGGAAGAACACCGCAAAAGGCGTCATGAACATGGTGGGCAGGGCGACGCCCAGCAGGTTGTCGATGAGCCCGATCTGCTTGACCAGCACGAAGTTGGGCAGCAGCGTGAAGATCGAGGGCACCATCAGCGCCGCCAGGAACAGTGTGAACACGGCGTCCCGGCCGCGCCAGCGCAGGCGGGCAAAGGAGTAGGCCGCCATGGCGGAGAAGAACACTTGGCCGGCGGTGACCAGCGTGGCCACGATTACCGAGTTGCGCAGGTAGATCCAGAAGTTCATGGACGCACCGGAGCCGCCGTCGGCCAGGGCCTCCTCGGTGGACTGCATGCCGAATACGCGGGCGAAGCCGCGCAGGTTGATGTCAACCGGCAGGATCGAGGTGGGGTCAGAGGTGATGCCGGCGTTGGAGGACAGCGCGGTGCGCAGCACCCAGTAGAAGGGCAGGATCGTGATGACCATGACCAGCGCCATGAAGATCCAGGCGATCACCCGGCCAACCGACAGGCCGCGCTTGTCCGAGCGTCGCTGCTCGGTCTTGGCGCCTGCTGTCACGCCGGTACTTGTGGTGGTGAGAGCGCTCATGGTTAGTCGTTCCTCTCAGTCCAGGTCCGTCTCGCCCGCACGGGTCATGCGGTACTGGAGAATCGTGATCGCGGCCAGGACGATCAGCAACCCCACCGCCATGGCGGAGGCGTAGCCGAACTGGAAGCGTCCGAAGGCCATGTCGTAGATGTAGTACTGCAGTACGCGGCTGGCATTGACCGGGCCACCCTGGGTGGTAACCGAAACGGTGTCGAACACCTGGAAGGACCCGATCATCGTCATGATCAGCACCAGGGCCAGGATGGGCCGCAGCAGTGGCACCGTGATCCTCCAGAACATGGTCCACTCGCTGGCGCCGTCCATCTTGCCGGCCTCGTAGACCGTGTTCGGGATCGACTGCAAGCCCGCGAAGATGAGCAGGGCGGTGTAGCCCACGTGCCGCCACACATTGATCATCGCGATCGTGGGGATCGCCAGGGACGAGGAGAAGAAGTTGACGCTCTCCCCGGTGATGGCGGAGATGATCTCATTGGAAATGCCCAGCGTATTATCCAGGATCCACAGCCACAGCATGGCGACGACGACGTTGGACACCAGGTAGGGGGTCAGCACGATCGAGCGCACCAGGGTGGACTGCGTCAACCGCTGCATGAGCACGGCAATGATCAGCGCCAGGACGGTCTGGAAGCCGATATTGATCAGCACGTACTCCAGGGTGACGCGCACGGCGTTCCAGAAGATCGAGTCGCCGACCATGCGCTGGTAGTTGGCCAGCCCCGTGAACTGCTCCGGGGTCAGCAGGTTGTACTCGGTGAATGACAGCCAGATGCCCCGGATGAGGGGCCAGATGTAGAAGGCGATCAGACCGATGCCGGCGGGAATGATGAAGGCGATGCCCAGCAGGCGGTCATCCTTCGGTTTCCTGCGCAGCGCCGGTGCAGCCGCGGCGGTCGCTGTGGACATGTACGGTGCTCCGTTCCTGGCGGTGAAATGGGATTGGGAATACAAGACGGACAACGGCTCGTGGGCGGGGGCGTCGCCCGCGCGCGCCGCGGTCCGCGGCGGATACGCAAGCGGGTCCGTGCCCGCTTCGCTGCCTCAGACGGCGGTGACGCGCACCAGCAGCGAGTGGTCGGGATGGATGACTGGCAGCGAGAGCCCGGTGGTCGCCAGGTACGAGCCCGGCAGCACCACGCCCTCCGGGCGGGTCCAGGCGGCCTGATACATGTGCCCCTCGTACAGGGGCGTTGCCAGCTGCACCCGGTAGGTGCGCTCCGGGTCCAGGCCGGGCAGGGGCCGAGGGGCGCCCGGCCAGGTGAGCGCCTGCCCCAGGCCGGTCAGTCCGAACAGGGCCTCTGAGCGGTCCGGGGCGACGACGCCCTGGATGCGCACGGCGTCGTCCTCATCGACGTCGGCGTGGACCACGGTGCCGGAGTGCAGCAGGGGGCGCAACTGCTTGTGCAGGGCGATCAGCTCGGCGAGGCCCCGCTTGTCCGCGTCGGTGGCGCTCAGCAGGTCCCACTCAACACCCATATGCCCCCACAGGGCGGTGGCGGCGCGGAAGGAGACGTCGAGGCTGCGCAGCGTGGTGTGGTCCCGGCCGGCACCGACGTGGGTGCCGATCAGCTCGGGAGGCAGCAGCGTCATGGTGCCGCGGTTGATGTTGGCGCGATCATGGGCGTCGTTGCAGTCGGAGGTCCACACGCGCTGGGTGTGCTCGATTATCCCCAGGTCGATGCGCCCACCGCCACCGCAGCAGGACTCGATCTCCAACCCCGGGAAGCGCTCGTGAAGGGCGTCCAGGAGGCGGTACAGGGCCAGGGTCTGCTCGTGGACGGCCGGGGCGCCGTAGCGGGTGCCGAGTGCGGCGTTGGGGGCCATGTGCCCGGCGGCGAGCACCGTGGAGTTGTGGTCCCACTTGATGTAGGCCAGGTCCAGCCGCTCCACCAGGTCGCTGATGGCCTGATACAGGTAGTCCCAGGCGCCGGGTGCGGTCAGGTCCAGGACCCGCTGGTTGCGGTGCTCCACCGCGCCGCCGGCGCCGTCGGACAGGACCCAGTCCGGGTGGGCGCGGGCCAGGTCGGAGTCGAGGTTGACCATCTCCGGCTCGAACCACAGCCCCAGCTCCATGCCGAGGGAGCGCACGTGCTGCGCCAGCGGTTCCAGCCCGGTGGGCCAGACCTCCGCGGAGACCTGCCAGTCCCCCAGGCCGGAGGTGTCGTCGCGGCGGGACCCGAACCAGCCGTCGTCAATGACGAAGCGCTCAATGCCGATTGCCGCGGCCTCGTCGGCCAGGGCCTTGAGGGTGTTCAGGTCGTGTTTGAAGTAGACGGCCTCCCAGATATTGAGCAGGACCGGCCGGGGCCGCGACGGATAGGAGGGCAAGGCACGCACGTGGGCATGCGAGCGGGCGGCCAGGGCGTCCAGGCCCTCACCCCAGGAGCCGACTACCCACGGGCTGGTGTAGCTCTGGCCGGGGCCGAGCACGACCTCGCCGGGTTGGAGCAGCTCCCCCGCCCCGAGCAGCCGGTAGCCCTGCTGCGGATGGGACGCCAATGCGCGGGTATTGCCCGACCAGGCGAGGTGAACGGCGTGTACTCGGCCGCGGTGCCAGCCGAAGCCGGGCGTGCCCGCGGCCAACCAGGTTGCGGCGTCGTGCCCCGTGCGCCCCTCCCAGGACTCACGCAGGCGGGTGCCGGGGGCGAAGGGGGTGCGGACCGGCTGGCGCTCAAAGGCGTGGTGCCCGGTGAAGTCCAGCAGCTCGGTGGCATCGGAGGGAACCGGCAGCACGGGGGTGATCTCGTCGACCTCCAGCGGCGCGGCGCCGGGGCCTGCGGTATCGGCGACCTCGGCGCGCAGGCGGACGATACCGGTCGGCTCCAGCCGCAGCACGGTGGTCAGCTCGATCCCGTGGACCGGATCGGTGGCGGTGGAGGTGACGACGTCGGCCCACCCGCCGGGCGCCTCGACGGTCTCGACGCTGTGGTTGACGGACTCGGGGTGCACGGAGAAGGCGGAGCCGTCCGCGCGGTGCAGCAGGACGGCCGGGCGAGCCGACCAGCCCAGGTGCGGCAGCGGCAGCACGGGCAGGTCCGGCGTGGTCCAAGTCTGGTTGGAGCCGGTGCTCGTGTTCTGGGCGATGCCGACATCGGCCAGCGCCGCGCCGTCGAGCTCGCCCAGGTCCTCACCCCAGTGGCGGACCACCGGGTGACGGTCGGGTAGGAGGCTCAGGACCAGCGAGGTGCCGCCGCGGCGCAGGTGGACGATGGGGGAATCGGGCACGGGGTCTCCTTTGACATGGGCAGAATCGCGGACGAGTTACGAGTGCAGCCCGATTGGTGGGGTGCCGCGACGCCGCGGCGCGGGATGCGAGATTATTTTATAGTCGAAGAAATACGTGACGTCAAGCATGCGCAGCCTGACCGTAACCTCCACCGCGACACGCTCCACAAACCGGATGCGGTGCCGCCGACCCGCCCCAACGGCCCCCGCCGCCGGCTGCGTCAGCTCGGCTCGTATGGGGCCACCACGATCTCAACCCGCTGCAGCTCCTTGACATCGGCGTATCCGGTGGTGGCGAGCGTGCGCCGCAGGGCACCCATGAGGTTCAGGGTGCCGTCGGCGCGGTCCGAGGGTCCGGACAGGATCTGCTCCATGGTGCCCACCGTGCCCACGTGGCTGCGGTAGCCTCGGGGCAGCCGCTCATGGCGGGCCTCGGCACCCCAGTGGTAGCCGCCGCCGGGGGCCTCCTGGGCACGGGCGAGTGCGGCGCCGAGCATAACGGCGTCGGCACCGCAGGCGATGGCCTTGACGACGTCGCCGGAGTTGCCGACCGAGCCGTCGGCAATGACATGCACGTAGCGCCCGCCGGACTCGTCCATGTAGTCACGGCGAGCCGCTGCGACGTCGGCGACGGCAGTGGCCATGGGCATGTGGAGGCCGAGGACCTGCCGCACGGAGGAGGAGGCACCTCCGCCCTGGCCAACCAGCACACCCGCCGCGCCGGTGCGCATCAGGTGCAGGGCCGCGGTGTAGGTGGTCACGCCGCCGACCACCACGGGCACGTCCAGCTCGTAGATGAAGCGCTTGAGGTTCAGGGGCTCGACCGACCCGGAGACGTGCTCGGCGGAGACGACCGAGCCGCGGATGACCAGCAGGTCGACGCCGGCGTCGACGACGGTGCGCCAGTGCCGCTGGGTCTGGGAGGGGCTGAGGCGCCCGGCGACGACAACTCCTGCCTGCCGGATCTCCTCCAGGCGGGAGGCGATGAGCTCGGGGCGCACCGGGGGACGATAGACGTCCTGAAGCACGGCGGTGGCCTGCTCGGGTGCGGCGGAGCGGATGCGCTCAAGGGCGGGGGTCGGGTCCTCGTAGCGGGTCCACAGCCCTTCCAGGTCCAGGACGCCGATGCCGCCGAGCCGCCCAACCAGAATCGCCGTCTCGGGGCTCATCACCGAGTCCATGGGCGAGGCCATCACCGGCAGGTCCACGTGGTAGGCGTCCAGCTGCCAGCCGACGCGCACATCGCGCACGTCACGGGTGCGGCGCGCCGGAACCAGTGCAATGTCATCGAAGGAATAGGCCTGGCGGGCGCGCTTGTCCCGCCCGATCTCGATCTCACCGCTCACGAAGAGCATCGTAGCTGGCACGCAGCGCGGACAACCGCCGCGAACTCCGGTGAGCTGCTCCCCATTCTCCGCGGCTTGCAGGCGCGGTGGTTGCGCGAGGTCGGCTACTACGCCCGTTGGGCGTTAACAACGCTACTTAACGGCCTGCTGTATACCTCCCAGCCCTTCAGCAGGCCGTTAACAGGCGTTGTTAACCCCGAAGTGGCGTAGCAGATGGCCCCGCTTCCGGGCACGAGGATCAGGTGGCTAGGTGGGGTGGGGGCTGGTTGTGCGTTGGCGACCTTGACGGGGTCCACTGTCCGCTTCGCCGGCCCGTCGTGCCCGCGCCCGGCATGCGACGCGGCGCTCTGGCACGGACCCGGCCGGGTCCCGGCACTCCACTTGGAGCGGGTTTCCGCGGTTGGACGGATTCCCGCAGTTGGAGCGTCTGAAAGTGCGTTTCAGGCGGCCAACGGCGCGCGGGCGGTCCCACTGCGGGCCGCTCCTGTTTCCAAGCCTGTCCCGACCGCAGAATCATGTTCACACCGGCGCGGCCTGTGCCGGTCGCGCTATTCGTGTCAGTGGGCGGTGGCACACTCGGCATATGAGCGAGCAACCAGTATCCAATCCGGCCACGGCGCCCGACTCCTGGGCCGACGGCCCACTGCTCGGGTTCGACACCGAGACCACCGGCGTCTCCCCCACCACGGACCGGCTGGTGACGGCTGCACTGGTCGCCCGCGGCCCGCGTGGCGCGGACGGCGCCCGCCCGCAGCGCATCACCACCTGGCTTGCGGACCCGGGCGTGGAGATCCCCGACTCCGCCTCCGCCGTACACGGCATCTCCACTGCGCGCGCCCGCGCCGAGGGCCGCCCGGTTGACCAGGTGCTGGAGGAGGTGGCAGCGGCGCTGACCCAGGCGATGTCGGCCGGCACGCCTGTGGTTGCATACAACGCGGCCTATGACTTGGCCCTGCTGGAGACGGAGCTAGTCCGCCACGGCCTGCCCACCGTGCGCCAGCGGCTCGGCAGAGAGCTGGGCCCCGTGGTGGATCCACTCGTGATCGACCGGAGGGTGAACCGCTATCGCAAGGGCAAGCGGCGTCTGACGGACCTGTGCGCGTTCTACGGCGTGGATCCCCAGGCGGGCGGCCTGCACACGGCCGAGGTGGACGTGGTGGCCACGCTGGACGTACTGGACGCCATGGCCTGCGCCCACCCGGAGATCGCCCGTATTCCGCGCACGGAGCTGATGTCCTGGCAAGCGGCGGCGCACCGTGACTGGGCGGTTTCCTTCAACGAGTTCCTGCGCCGCCGTGGCCGCACGCCCGACGTCAACACCTCCTGGCCACTGCCCGA is from Actinomyces sp. 432 and encodes:
- the pta gene encoding phosphate acetyltransferase encodes the protein MARSIYIASPNASTGKSTVALGLVASLTKVVAKVGVFRPFVASREDEPFLELLLRRCGSNTPAAQCIGVTWEEFHADPDESLSRIVAAYRAVARDHDVVIIDGSDFSDVVGNPELSLNARVAANIGVPVLLVVSGQGDPEDVRGSVEVSMAEIADNHARTVAVVANKCPAGTRAEVAAALAGLEGVATTTLPEVPLLGAPSVREVMNAVEGTLISGDDALLEREAEGVLIAAMDVSHVLERLNEGQVVIVPADRSAALISLAAAQASTGFPNLAGLVLNGGFEVAEHALRLIRGLRLPLPVMTSPLDTFAAASVAGSLQGGLGQASSRKLDVAVTTFEQEADVDALLAALEVEPSEVVTPIMFQAELIERSRADRRTIVLPEPDDDRILRAADVIARRGIADLILLGDETTVRARAAELGLDISAARVVPTDSPELLEKYAAEFARLRAKKGVTLEQARERVQDVSYFGTMMVHMGDADGMVSGAAHTTAHTIVPSFQIIKTKPGTSIVSSVFLMLLEDRVLVYGDCAVNPDPTAEQLADIAISSAETARQFGVEPRVAMLSFSTGTSGKGADVDKVREATEIVREKAPELAVEGPIQYDAAIDPTVAAKKAPGSEVAGRANVFIFPDLSSGNIGYKAVQRSSGAVAIGPVLQGLNKPVNDLSRGALVEDIVNTVAITAVQAQA
- a CDS encoding acetate/propionate family kinase — protein: MTTRTVLVINSGSSSIKYQLVDPDSGRSLASGLVERIGEETGTIIHRHAGEKTQLDEPVPDHGFGLSEVLRLFDEEGPALSEANIVAVGHRVVQGGRYFSGPALVDEDVITKISELVPLGPLHNPAHLKGIEVGLELLSDVPHVAVFDTAFFQDLPEEAARYALKREVADKYSIRRYGAHGTSHQFVSGEVSRLLGRDDLKQIVLHLGNGASASAVVAGRAVDTSMGLTPLEGLVMGGRTGDIDPAAVFHLGRVAGMSVDEIDYLFNRESGMKGLAGDNDMREVWKRVDAGEQDARDAMDIYLHRLVKYVGAYTAVMGGLDALTFTAGIGENDARLRAELVERLGFMGMRLDAEKNAARSDEGRVVSTPDSAIAVLVYPTNEELAIARQAMTLI
- a CDS encoding ribonuclease H family protein; protein product: MTIIAAADGSALGNPGPAGWAWYVDEDCWAAGGWENSTNNRGELTAVLELLRATAQAGLAGEELLIQADSQYVINSLTKWIHGWKRRGWRKGDGKPVLNDDLMKQLDAAMRGREVRFEWVRGHVGHPMNEAADQRARAAATAYQRGTAVPAGPGWTRPGDVSPNLGGTAGAQQLTDAAGPVPGREQQASAETGTLF
- a CDS encoding HPr family phosphocarrier protein, translated to MAQVTATIASKVGLHARPAATFVKAVAEKGVPVTIAKEGGAPVDASSILGVMTLGAGFGDVVTLASDADGADGALEELKALLETDLDA
- a CDS encoding ABC transporter substrate-binding protein, which codes for MNNKLMLTRRGLFTGAFAGAAALTLAACSGNDEQAKSNTIDYWMWDASQEPAYQACADRFKEKTGITVNITQIGWGDYWTKLTAGFIAGTGPDVFVDHIAKFAQFVDLDVLVPLDEQPAWSGVDESAFQEGLLDLWKGEDGRQYGCPKDWDTVALFYNQDMLAQAGVSEEEIQACQWNPDDGGSFERILARLTVDRNGVRGDEEGFDPKHVAVYGLGIQDSGSSDGQTQWSPFTATVGDWHYTDQETWGTHYRYDEDDFQRTLDWYFGLVDKGYLNPNGAFSDATSTDIQLGSGSIAMAIHGAWMFNTFAGLDINVGIAPTPIGPNGNRASLFNGLGDSIVKDSDKVDLASQWVAFLGTAEAQDIVASYGIVFPAISSSTEKAIEVFEETGLSTDAFTVHLEEGGQTFFFPLTYFGADVSAIITPAVDAVWVDRVPASTLSSYNDQVNLLFETSAHGD
- a CDS encoding carbohydrate ABC transporter permease, yielding MSALTTTSTGVTAGAKTEQRRSDKRGLSVGRVIAWIFMALVMVITILPFYWVLRTALSSNAGITSDPTSILPVDINLRGFARVFGMQSTEEALADGGSGASMNFWIYLRNSVIVATLVTAGQVFFSAMAAYSFARLRWRGRDAVFTLFLAALMVPSIFTLLPNFVLVKQIGLIDNLLGVALPTMFMTPFAVFFLRQFFMNIPRELEEAALLDGASKIRVFFQLILPMASAPISTLAIITYITAWNDYFWPLLVSYTDSSRVLTVAVAVFRSQAPTSGTDWSGLMAATLVAALPMLLLFMAAAKRVVNSIGFTGIK
- a CDS encoding carbohydrate ABC transporter permease, with protein sequence MSTATAAAAPALRRKPKDDRLLGIAFIIPAGIGLIAFYIWPLIRGIWLSFTEYNLLTPEQFTGLANYQRMVGDSIFWNAVRVTLEYVLINIGFQTVLALIIAVLMQRLTQSTLVRSIVLTPYLVSNVVVAMLWLWILDNTLGISNEIISAITGESVNFFSSSLAIPTIAMINVWRHVGYTALLIFAGLQSIPNTVYEAGKMDGASEWTMFWRITVPLLRPILALVLIMTMIGSFQVFDTVSVTTQGGPVNASRVLQYYIYDMAFGRFQFGYASAMAVGLLIVLAAITILQYRMTRAGETDLD